In Spodoptera frugiperda isolate SF20-4 chromosome 13, AGI-APGP_CSIRO_Sfru_2.0, whole genome shotgun sequence, the following are encoded in one genomic region:
- the LOC118270819 gene encoding uncharacterized protein LOC118270819, which yields MKVVVLLCAVAVAGALPMAKEDGAAERFLSALKDCLDTDTSLCLKEKAMRFTDKLAASSSLEVLDGVSFKNTGGSRSARSYEPLPDDPKARELKVEERIMENVVDFLDSHVLQLRMPKALEDDNTLDEEGRGKKKKKLKKLLPILALIKLKLAALIPLFLGIIAFAVFKAYLLGKIAFIAAAFGALKKLLESKKSSGWSEPAHEESHGWESSGGWGRSQDAQSLAYGAHVKQA from the exons ATGAAGGTTGTTGTGCTATTGTGTGCTGTGGCAGTCGCCGGGGCATTGCCCATGGCCAAGGAAGATGGAGCCGCCGAGAGGTTCCTATCAGCTCTCAAGGATTGTCTGGATACAGATACCTCGTTGTGCCTCAAG GAAAAGGCAATGAGATTTACAGACAAATTGGCAGCCTCATCAAGCCTGGAAGTCCTCGATGGCGTTAGCTTCAAGAACACTGGTGGAAGCCGTTCAGCTCGCAGCTACGAACCTCTTCCCGACGACCCTAAGGCCAGGGAACTGAAGGTTGAAGAGAGGATCATGGAAAACGTCGTGGACTTCCTCGACAGCCACGTCCTGCAGCTCAGAATGCCCAAAGCTTTGGAAGACGACAACACCCTCGATGAGGAAG GTCGTggcaagaagaagaagaagctgAAGAAGCTCCTCCCCATCCTCGCCCTCATCAAGCTGAAGCTCGCTGCCCTCATCCCTCTGTTCCTCGGTATCATCGCCTTCGCCGTCTTCAAGGCTTACCTCCTCGGTAAAATCGCTTTCATCGCCGCTGCCTTCGGAGCCCTCAAGAAACTCCTTGAATCCAAGAAGAGCAGTGGATGGTCTGAGCCCGCCCATGAAGAGAGCCACGGCTGGGAAAGCAGCGGTGGTTGGGGCAGGTCCCAGGACGCCCAAAGCCTGGCTTACGGTGCCCATGTCAAGCAGGCGTGA